One window of Misgurnus anguillicaudatus chromosome 13, ASM2758022v2, whole genome shotgun sequence genomic DNA carries:
- the csrnp2 gene encoding cysteine/serine-rich nuclear protein 2 isoform X1 produces MSMIRRRVSMETVLSRGLKRRFEEVDSGSPCSTPKYSDDDISSSDSADSCDSLNAPSSSLTPPSILRRHKASLGRKQVRFDAVTVYYFSRKQGFTSVPSQGGSSLGMARHHCAIRHYTLGEFAREQESSHKLVLRQHLRQEKLNARKLKLTRNGTVDSPEAELLTLDDISDEDLDVESVDVDDCFFLQPLPTKRRRALLRASGIARIDAREKAELRAIRLSREECGCDCRFYCDPRHCGCSQAGIKCQVDRMSFPCGCTRDGCGNAAGRIEFNPLRVRTHYLHTIMKLDVEKRTLPGARSGEDCAEEAELVSSPSLSLSPLDSDVETQSIQDLQEEQCDSLERENETAVLHLQSAEELERRREQEEQQVEEAETSDPTLCLLQGALTGQAGMEDMEGVLLEGHFPEGATLLCITENHADDQRLLKDPASVLYYQVGHMETATFEALPAQVEEVVSDVGDPEPESDRQKQETCRQDSTERSSAEVPSPPESNLNGGEEHLCPEQVSNDKECLETCLALDEKAVQLPPEV; encoded by the exons ATGTCAATGATTAG ACGCCGTGTTTCCATGGAGACAGTGTTATCTCGCGGCCTGAAGCGCAGATTCGAGGAGGTGGACAGCGGTTCGCCGTGTTCCACACCAAAATATTCGGACGATGACATCTCCAGCAGTGACAGTGCAGATAGCTGCGACAGTCTTAATGCTCCCTCCAGCTCTCTCACAC CTCCCTCCATTCTTAGAAGACACAAGGCCTCTTTAGGTCGTAAACAGGTACGCTTCGACGCAGTGACGGTTTACTATTTCTCCAGAAAGCAAGGCTTTACCAGTGTGCCCAGCCAAGGTGGCAGCTCTCTGGGCATGGCACGGCATCACTGCGCCATACGCCATTACACCCTTGGCGAGTTTGCACGAGAACAGGAGAGCAGCCACAAGCTCGTACTGCGTCAGCACCTACGACAAGAAAAACTCAACGCTCGCAAGTTAAAG CTGACGCGGAATGGAACTGTGGATAGTCCGGAGGCCGAGCTGCTTACACTTGACGACATATCGGACGAGGATCTGGACGTGGAAAGCGTAGATGTGGACGACTGCTTCTTCCTCCAGCCTCTCCCCACGAAGCGGCGCAGAGCACTACTGAGGGCCTCGGGGATCGCCCGCATAGATGCCAGAGAGAAGGCCGAGCTGCGTGCCATACGTCTGTCCCGTGAGGAATGCGGCTGTGACTGCCGCTTCTACTGTGACCCTCGACACTGCGGCTGCAGCCAGGCTGGAATCAAATGCCAG GTGGACCGGATGTCCTTCCCATGCGGCTGCACCCGTGACGGTTGCGGCAACGCAGCTGGCCGAATTGAGTTTAACCCTCTTCGTGTGCGTACACACTATCTTCACACCATCATGAAGCTTGACGTGGAAAAGAGAACCCTACCTGGTGCTCGGTCAGGAGAAGACTGTGCAGAGGAGGCCGAGTTGGTCTCCTCGCCATCTCTGTCCCTTTCTCCCTTGGACTCGGATGTGGAAACCCAGAGTATCCAGGACCTGCAAGAGGAACAGTGTGACAGCCTGGAACGTGAGAACGAAACGGCCGTCCTCCACCTGCAAAGCGCCGAAGAACTAGAGAGGAGGCGCGAACAAGAGGAGCAGCAGGTAGAGGAAGCGGAGACCTCCGATCCAACTCTCTGCCTCCTGCAAGGGGCCTTGACCGGCCAGGCTGGGATGGAGGACATGGAGGGAGTTCTTCTAGAAGGACATTTTCCCGAAGGTGCCACCTTGCTTTGTATTACAGAGAACCATGCAGATGACCAGAGGCTGCTCAAAGACCCTGCTTCTGTCCTCTACTATCAGGTAGGCCACATGGAGACAGCTACCTTTGAGGCGCTTCCTGCACAAGTCGAAGAAGTGGTGAGCGACGTCGGGGATCCAGAGCCGGAGAGCGATCGGCAAAAACAAGAAACCTGCAGGCAGGATTCGACCGAACGCTCGTCTGCTGAAGTACCGTCGCCTCCGGAAAGTAACCTGAACGGGGGCGAAGAGCATCTTTGTCCAGAACAGGTCTCAAATGACAAGGAATGCCTTGAGACGTGCCTGGCACTGGATGAAAAGGCAGTACAGCTTCCTCCAGAAGTGTAA
- the csrnp2 gene encoding cysteine/serine-rich nuclear protein 2 isoform X2 encodes METVLSRGLKRRFEEVDSGSPCSTPKYSDDDISSSDSADSCDSLNAPSSSLTPPSILRRHKASLGRKQVRFDAVTVYYFSRKQGFTSVPSQGGSSLGMARHHCAIRHYTLGEFAREQESSHKLVLRQHLRQEKLNARKLKLTRNGTVDSPEAELLTLDDISDEDLDVESVDVDDCFFLQPLPTKRRRALLRASGIARIDAREKAELRAIRLSREECGCDCRFYCDPRHCGCSQAGIKCQVDRMSFPCGCTRDGCGNAAGRIEFNPLRVRTHYLHTIMKLDVEKRTLPGARSGEDCAEEAELVSSPSLSLSPLDSDVETQSIQDLQEEQCDSLERENETAVLHLQSAEELERRREQEEQQVEEAETSDPTLCLLQGALTGQAGMEDMEGVLLEGHFPEGATLLCITENHADDQRLLKDPASVLYYQVGHMETATFEALPAQVEEVVSDVGDPEPESDRQKQETCRQDSTERSSAEVPSPPESNLNGGEEHLCPEQVSNDKECLETCLALDEKAVQLPPEV; translated from the exons ATGGAGACAGTGTTATCTCGCGGCCTGAAGCGCAGATTCGAGGAGGTGGACAGCGGTTCGCCGTGTTCCACACCAAAATATTCGGACGATGACATCTCCAGCAGTGACAGTGCAGATAGCTGCGACAGTCTTAATGCTCCCTCCAGCTCTCTCACAC CTCCCTCCATTCTTAGAAGACACAAGGCCTCTTTAGGTCGTAAACAGGTACGCTTCGACGCAGTGACGGTTTACTATTTCTCCAGAAAGCAAGGCTTTACCAGTGTGCCCAGCCAAGGTGGCAGCTCTCTGGGCATGGCACGGCATCACTGCGCCATACGCCATTACACCCTTGGCGAGTTTGCACGAGAACAGGAGAGCAGCCACAAGCTCGTACTGCGTCAGCACCTACGACAAGAAAAACTCAACGCTCGCAAGTTAAAG CTGACGCGGAATGGAACTGTGGATAGTCCGGAGGCCGAGCTGCTTACACTTGACGACATATCGGACGAGGATCTGGACGTGGAAAGCGTAGATGTGGACGACTGCTTCTTCCTCCAGCCTCTCCCCACGAAGCGGCGCAGAGCACTACTGAGGGCCTCGGGGATCGCCCGCATAGATGCCAGAGAGAAGGCCGAGCTGCGTGCCATACGTCTGTCCCGTGAGGAATGCGGCTGTGACTGCCGCTTCTACTGTGACCCTCGACACTGCGGCTGCAGCCAGGCTGGAATCAAATGCCAG GTGGACCGGATGTCCTTCCCATGCGGCTGCACCCGTGACGGTTGCGGCAACGCAGCTGGCCGAATTGAGTTTAACCCTCTTCGTGTGCGTACACACTATCTTCACACCATCATGAAGCTTGACGTGGAAAAGAGAACCCTACCTGGTGCTCGGTCAGGAGAAGACTGTGCAGAGGAGGCCGAGTTGGTCTCCTCGCCATCTCTGTCCCTTTCTCCCTTGGACTCGGATGTGGAAACCCAGAGTATCCAGGACCTGCAAGAGGAACAGTGTGACAGCCTGGAACGTGAGAACGAAACGGCCGTCCTCCACCTGCAAAGCGCCGAAGAACTAGAGAGGAGGCGCGAACAAGAGGAGCAGCAGGTAGAGGAAGCGGAGACCTCCGATCCAACTCTCTGCCTCCTGCAAGGGGCCTTGACCGGCCAGGCTGGGATGGAGGACATGGAGGGAGTTCTTCTAGAAGGACATTTTCCCGAAGGTGCCACCTTGCTTTGTATTACAGAGAACCATGCAGATGACCAGAGGCTGCTCAAAGACCCTGCTTCTGTCCTCTACTATCAGGTAGGCCACATGGAGACAGCTACCTTTGAGGCGCTTCCTGCACAAGTCGAAGAAGTGGTGAGCGACGTCGGGGATCCAGAGCCGGAGAGCGATCGGCAAAAACAAGAAACCTGCAGGCAGGATTCGACCGAACGCTCGTCTGCTGAAGTACCGTCGCCTCCGGAAAGTAACCTGAACGGGGGCGAAGAGCATCTTTGTCCAGAACAGGTCTCAAATGACAAGGAATGCCTTGAGACGTGCCTGGCACTGGATGAAAAGGCAGTACAGCTTCCTCCAGAAGTGTAA